GGAAGCCCCGTCTGCACCAAAAGTCCCTTGGCCTTGGCCTCCCTCAGAAAGCGGGTCCAAAGGGGGCGGTAGACCAGGTCCACCGCCGCCCCCGCCTCGGGGAAGAGCTCGGCGGGAAGGGGGGTTTCCTCGGGGGCGTGGAGGCCTACGCTGGTGGCGTTCACCAGGAGCCTGGCCTCCTTGGCCCTTTCCAGGGGCACGGCCTTTAGGCCCAGCTCCGCCGCCAGGGCCTGGGCTCTCTCCGGGGTACGGTTCCAAATCCAGACCTCTAGCCCCGACCCCCGTAGGGCGAAGGCCACCGCCCGGGCCGCCCCCCCGGCCCCCAGGACCAGGGCGGGGCCCTGAAGGGGAATCCCTCCTGCCTTTAGGGCCTCCAGGAAGCCGGGGGCATCGGTGTTGAAGCCAAGGAGGCAACCCCCTGCGGATAGCACCGTATTCACCGCCCCGATGGCCCTGGCCTCCGGCGAGACCCAGTCCAGGAGCTCCCAAGCCCTCTCCTTCAAGGGGAGGGTGAGGTTTACCCCCCGGTAGACCTGGCGCACCTCCTCTAGCCGCTCAGGAAGCCTCTCCAGGGGGGTCTCCAGGGCCCGGTAGACGCCCCTCAGGCCTAGGCTCCCAAGGGCGTGGCGATGGATGGCCGGGGACAGGGAGTGGGTCACGGGGTGGCCCAGGACAGCAAAGCGCAGCATCCCTTCCAGGATAGCGTGACCCAGGACCCACCTTGACAGGTAAACGATATAGAATGGAGGTGGTGGTCAGGCTACTCTTGGCTCTCCTCCCCCTCCTCCTTCCCCTAGCCCTGGGGAAAACCTACCTGGTGCCCATCCAGGGGGAGATCGATCCGGCCTTGGCCGTCTTCGTGGACCAGGCCCTCTCCCGGGCCGAGCGGGAGGGAGCCAGTGGAGTGGTCTTCCTCATAGACACCCCAGGGGGCAGGGTGGACGCCGCCATAAGGATCTCCGACCGGATCCTGCAGACCCCCCTGCCCACCCTGGCCGTGGTGCAAAACGCCTTCTCCGCCGGAGCCCTTATCGCCCTCTCCTGCCGCCAGATCGCCATGCTCCCGGGTTCGGAGATCGGGGCCGCCCTCCCCGTGGTGGCCCTGCCCCTGAGCCAGCCCCAGCCGGCGGACGCCAAGGTGATCTCCGCCCTCCGGGGCAAGTTCCGCTCCGTGGCCGAGGCCCGGGGGAGGCCGGTCCAGCTGGCGGAGGCCATGGTGGACCCCAACATAGAAATCCCCGGCCTCACCGCCAAGGGAGAGCCCCTGACCCTCTCCGCGGACAGGGCGGTGGAGCTAAAGGTGGCGGACTTCAGGGCAGGAAGCCTTCCTGAGGCCCTTAGGCAGGCGGGCTTCAACCCGGAAACCGAGAGGCTCACCCCCGGTCCCCGGGTCCAGGTGGCCCGCTTCCTCACCAGCTCCGCGGTGGCGGGCCTTCTCCTAGCCCTGGGGCTCCTTTTCCTCCTCTTGGAGCTCTTCACCCCCGGGTTTGGGGTCCTGGGGGCCTTGGGCCTGGGCCTTCTGGGGCTGTACTTCGCCGGGGGGTGGCTGGCGGGGCTTTCCGGGGCTTTTGAACTCCTCCTCTTCTTCCTAGGGGTGGCCCTCCTCCTGGCCGAGGCCTTCGTCTTTCCTGGGTTCGGCGTGGCCGGGGCCTTGGGGGTGGGAGCCATTTTGGCCTCCGTCTACTTCACCTTTGGGGAAAACGCCCTCATGGTGATCGCCATCGCCGTCATCGCCTTGGGGCTTGGCCTGCTTTTGGTGTTCCGCTCTCTCCCCAGGACCCGCCCCGCCCGGGCTCTGGTCCTGGAAAGCGCCATCGAGGCCCATGCCACCGGGGACCAGGTGGAGGTGGGCATGGTGGGCACCGCCCTCACGGACCTGCGGCCTGGGGGGGTGGCCCGTTTCGGCGCCAAGCGCGTGGACGTGGTAGCCAACCGTGGGTTCATCCCCAAGGGCACCACCATCCGGGTGGTGGAGGTGCGGGGGCCCACGGCGGTGGTAGAACCGTTGGAGGAATAGTATGGAAGGAATCGGCGTACTCTTTTTGGCTTTTGTCGTCCTTATCCTGGTCTTCCTCTTCTTCAGCTTCATCCCGGTGGGCCTCTGGATCTCCGCCTGGGCGGCGGGGGTGCGGGTGCCCCTCATCACCCTGGTGGCCATGCGCCTACGGCGCGTGCCCCCAGCCAAGATCATCTACCCTCTGATCAAGGCCACCAAGGCGGGATTGGACGTGCGCCTGGACCGCCTCGAGGCCCACTACCTGGCGGGGGGCAACGTGGACCGGGTGGTGGACGCCCTCATCGCCGCCGACAAGGCGGGCATCCGGCTCACCTTTGACCGGGCGGCGGCCATCGACCTGGCGGGCCGGGACGTGCTGGAGGCGGTCCGGGTCTCCGTGAACCCCAAGGTGATCCAGACCCCCATGGTGGCCGCGGTGGCCAAGGACGGGATCCAGCTCCTCGCCACCGCCCGGGTCACGGTCCGGGCCAACATCGATCGCCTGGTGGGCGGGGCCGGGGAGGAGACCATCATCGCCCGGGTGGGGGAAGGCATCGTGACCACCATCGGCTCCTCCACCTCCCATAAGGAGGTTCTGGAAAACCCCGACCGCATCTCCAAGACCGTCTTGGAAAAGGGCTTGGACGCGGGCACCGCCTTTGAGATTCTCTCCGTGGACATCGCCGACGTGGACGTGGGCAAGAACATCGGGGCCCAGCTCCAGATCGACCAGGCGGAGGCCGACAAGAAGATCGCCCAGGCCAAGGCGGAGGAGCGGCGGGCCATGGCCGTGGCCGCGGAGCAGGAGAACCGGGCCCTGGTGGAGGCCATGCGGGCCAAGCTGGTGGAGGCCCAGGCCCAGGTGCCCCAAGCCCTAGCGGAGGCCCTGAAGACAGGCAACCTGGGGGTCATGGAGTACTACCGCTTGAAGAACATCGAGGCGGACACCGACATGCGGGAGTCCATCAGCCGGGCGGCCAGGCCCGTGGGTGAGGAATGAGCCTAGGCGACCTCTTGGGCCTCCTCTTCCTCCTCTTCTTCGTCATCATCCCCATCCTCCAGGGTCTAAGCCGCCGTCCCACCCCTACGCCCCCGGTCTTCCCCGAGGAGCCACCCCCCCCCGAGCCTCCTCCCGAACCCAGGCCCAAGGCCAGGCCCAAACCCCGGCCCAAATCCCCACCCGCCCCCCTTCCCCAGCAAAGGCCGGAGGCGAGGGGCCCCGAACAGCGCCCCTCCCTTGAAAGGGTCCCCCTCGAGGTGCGCTTCCGGGAGGAGGTGGAGAAAGAGACGCCCCTTCTGCAAAGAAAACCCCGGCGGCTGGTGGCCGCTGACCGGGAGAGCCTGTTGAAAGGGGTGATATGGCACGAGATCCTGAAGCGGCCCAAAGGCTTTTGATCCCCTTCAGGCCCGAGGAGACCCTGGCCTTTTTGGGCCAGGCGGACAAGAACCTGAAGAAGCTCCGCGCCCTCCTCCGAGAAGCCTTCGGCGAAAACCTCAGGCTGGTGGTGCGGGGGGACCAGGTGGAGCTTTCCGGGGAGCCCGAGGCGGTGGCGGTAGCCGAGCGGGCGGTGCGGGACCTCCTGGCCCTCCTCCGCCAGGGGGCGGAGCTGGACGAGCCCACCCTGGAGCAGGCGGTGGCCCTGGCCCAGGAGGGGCAGGGCCTCTATCAGGCCACCACCCCGGAGGCGGAGCTAAGCCTCCCCGGGCGCCTCCGCCCCAAGACCCCGGGGCAGAGGCGCTACGTGGAGGCCATCGCTAAGCACGACATCACCTTCGGCATCGGCCCCGCCGGGACGGGCAAGACCTACCTGGCCGTGGCCATGGCCGTGAGCCACCTCCGCGCCCGCAAGGCGAAGCGCATTGTCCTCACCCGGCCTGCGGTGGAGGCGGGGGAGAAGCTGGGGTTTTTGCCGGGGGACATCCAGGCCAAGGTGGACCCCTACCTCAGGCCCCTCTACGACGCCCTCTTTGACATGATCGACGCTGAGCGCTTTGAGCAGTACCTCCAGTCCGGCATCATTGAGGTGGCCCCTCTGGCCTTCATGAGAGGCCGCACCCTCAACGATGCCTTCATCATCTTGGATGAAGCCCAAAACACTACGCCGGAGCAGATGAAGATGTTCCTCACCCGGATGGGCTTCAGCTCCAAGATGGTCATCACAGGGGACGTGACCCAGATCGACCTGCCCAAGCACCAAAAGTCGGGCCTCATCGAGGCCACCCGCATCCTGAAGGGGATCGAGGGCATCGCCTTCATCTACTTCAAGGAGTCCGACGTGGTCCGCCACCCCCTGGTGGCCCGCATCATCAAGGCCTACGAGGAGGCCGAGCTTGGTGGTGGTCCTGGCCCATAAGCGCCCCAAGAGGGGCCTGGTCCCCCGGCTCCGGCGGGCCCTCGCCGCCCTCATGGACGAGCTTGGGGTGGGGGACAAGGCGGTCACGGTGATCCTCACGGGAGACCGCCGCCTGAGGGCCCTGAAGCGGGCCTGGTGGGGGGAGGATGAGGCCACGGACGTCCTCTCCTTCCCCCATTACGAGCCCGGGGACCCCTTCGTGCCCCCGCATCTGGGGGACATCTGGATCAGCCTGGACACCGCCCAGCGCCAGGCGGAGGCCCGGGGGGCTTCCCTGGAGGAGGAGGTCCTGGTCCTGGCGGCCCACGGGCTTTGGCACCTCCTGGGCCACGACCACGGGAGGGAGGAGGGTTGGGAAGGCTTCCGCCAAGTCCAAGAGAGGATCCTCGCCCTGTGAAGGGGCT
The genomic region above belongs to Thermus sediminis and contains:
- the aroE gene encoding shikimate dehydrogenase → MLRFAVLGHPVTHSLSPAIHRHALGSLGLRGVYRALETPLERLPERLEEVRQVYRGVNLTLPLKERAWELLDWVSPEARAIGAVNTVLSAGGCLLGFNTDAPGFLEALKAGGIPLQGPALVLGAGGAARAVAFALRGSGLEVWIWNRTPERAQALAAELGLKAVPLERAKEARLLVNATSVGLHAPEETPLPAELFPEAGAAVDLVYRPLWTRFLREAKAKGLLVQTGLPMLAWQGALALQIWTGLLPDPKGMERAALEALGEAQ
- a CDS encoding NfeD family protein, which produces MEVVVRLLLALLPLLLPLALGKTYLVPIQGEIDPALAVFVDQALSRAEREGASGVVFLIDTPGGRVDAAIRISDRILQTPLPTLAVVQNAFSAGALIALSCRQIAMLPGSEIGAALPVVALPLSQPQPADAKVISALRGKFRSVAEARGRPVQLAEAMVDPNIEIPGLTAKGEPLTLSADRAVELKVADFRAGSLPEALRQAGFNPETERLTPGPRVQVARFLTSSAVAGLLLALGLLFLLLELFTPGFGVLGALGLGLLGLYFAGGWLAGLSGAFELLLFFLGVALLLAEAFVFPGFGVAGALGVGAILASVYFTFGENALMVIAIAVIALGLGLLLVFRSLPRTRPARALVLESAIEAHATGDQVEVGMVGTALTDLRPGGVARFGAKRVDVVANRGFIPKGTTIRVVEVRGPTAVVEPLEE
- the floA gene encoding flotillin-like protein FloA (flotillin-like protein involved in membrane lipid rafts) encodes the protein MEGIGVLFLAFVVLILVFLFFSFIPVGLWISAWAAGVRVPLITLVAMRLRRVPPAKIIYPLIKATKAGLDVRLDRLEAHYLAGGNVDRVVDALIAADKAGIRLTFDRAAAIDLAGRDVLEAVRVSVNPKVIQTPMVAAVAKDGIQLLATARVTVRANIDRLVGGAGEETIIARVGEGIVTTIGSSTSHKEVLENPDRISKTVLEKGLDAGTAFEILSVDIADVDVGKNIGAQLQIDQAEADKKIAQAKAEERRAMAVAAEQENRALVEAMRAKLVEAQAQVPQALAEALKTGNLGVMEYYRLKNIEADTDMRESISRAARPVGEE
- a CDS encoding PhoH family protein; translation: MARDPEAAQRLLIPFRPEETLAFLGQADKNLKKLRALLREAFGENLRLVVRGDQVELSGEPEAVAVAERAVRDLLALLRQGAELDEPTLEQAVALAQEGQGLYQATTPEAELSLPGRLRPKTPGQRRYVEAIAKHDITFGIGPAGTGKTYLAVAMAVSHLRARKAKRIVLTRPAVEAGEKLGFLPGDIQAKVDPYLRPLYDALFDMIDAERFEQYLQSGIIEVAPLAFMRGRTLNDAFIILDEAQNTTPEQMKMFLTRMGFSSKMVITGDVTQIDLPKHQKSGLIEATRILKGIEGIAFIYFKESDVVRHPLVARIIKAYEEAELGGGPGP
- the ybeY gene encoding rRNA maturation RNase YbeY, whose protein sequence is MVVVLAHKRPKRGLVPRLRRALAALMDELGVGDKAVTVILTGDRRLRALKRAWWGEDEATDVLSFPHYEPGDPFVPPHLGDIWISLDTAQRQAEARGASLEEEVLVLAAHGLWHLLGHDHGREEGWEGFRQVQERILAL